A part of Streptomyces sp. DSM 40750 genomic DNA contains:
- a CDS encoding CGNR zinc finger domain-containing protein, whose translation MADSAPLTGEVLALDLVNTRPVGAHGRVDLLATPRQLSDWLTLEGDRLQGEVRDTAPTRADLAPVHAVRAHTEAAVRALLDQTEPPGSALGGLTEAQRAAPSVRELGWDGTAVTAVSRRTGPLGTRLAALLAEAAAEMLSAPAIGRLKECEADDCVMVFLSSHPRRRWCSPTRCGNRTRVARYYRRHNPADASRT comes from the coding sequence ATGGCTGACAGTGCACCGCTGACCGGCGAGGTCCTGGCCTTGGACTTGGTCAACACCCGCCCAGTGGGGGCCCACGGGCGCGTGGATCTGCTCGCCACCCCGCGGCAGTTGTCCGACTGGCTGACCCTGGAGGGGGACCGCCTCCAGGGAGAGGTCCGGGACACCGCACCGACCCGGGCCGACCTCGCCCCCGTCCACGCCGTCCGAGCTCATACCGAAGCCGCCGTCCGGGCATTGTTGGACCAGACCGAACCCCCCGGGTCTGCCCTGGGCGGACTCACCGAGGCCCAGCGTGCGGCACCATCTGTCCGGGAACTCGGCTGGGACGGCACCGCGGTCACCGCCGTCTCCCGCCGCACCGGCCCCCTCGGCACCCGCCTCGCCGCACTGCTGGCCGAGGCCGCTGCCGAGATGCTCAGCGCCCCCGCGATCGGCAGGCTCAAGGAGTGCGAGGCCGACGACTGCGTCATGGTGTTCCTGTCGTCACACCCCCGCCGTCGCTGGTGCTCCCCCACCCGCTGCGGCAACCGGACCCGCGTCGCCCGCTATTACCGGCGCCACAACCCGGCCGACGCGTCCCGTACCTGA
- a CDS encoding pectate lyase family protein: MRSSLRTVPALTLALLLAATAPVEAETAAEAAPSAETSPTGFAAVNALGQNGTTGGVGGATVTATTTEQFLEYIDTVGPLVIRVQGTIDITSKQGVRPNKTIIGVGSSAVINGGGLDFYRSYNVIVRNIKFTGAEDDAVNVGQESHHIWIDHNEFVAPLDGAVDVVRGAEYVTVSWNWFNKTDKSMLLGHSDGNGSQDAGKLKVSIHHNFFDGSRQRQPRVRFGEPVHVYNNYYKGNALYGVASTMNAGVVVEGNHFEGVPNPCYSASGYDASGPGRLIQRNNHFTGSGTCETNGTVTEPRTYYAYTLDPATDVPALVRAGAGIGKIGA; the protein is encoded by the coding sequence ATGAGGTCGTCGTTACGCACGGTTCCCGCTCTCACGCTCGCCCTGCTGCTCGCCGCGACCGCGCCCGTCGAGGCGGAGACGGCGGCAGAGGCGGCGCCGTCGGCGGAGACATCCCCCACCGGCTTCGCCGCCGTCAACGCGCTCGGGCAGAACGGCACCACCGGCGGGGTCGGCGGCGCGACCGTGACCGCCACCACCACCGAGCAGTTCCTGGAGTACATCGACACCGTGGGCCCGCTGGTCATCCGCGTCCAGGGCACCATCGACATCACCAGCAAGCAGGGCGTCCGCCCGAACAAGACCATCATCGGGGTCGGTTCCTCGGCCGTCATCAACGGCGGCGGCCTGGACTTCTACCGCTCGTACAACGTCATCGTGCGGAACATCAAGTTCACAGGCGCCGAGGACGACGCCGTCAACGTCGGCCAGGAGTCCCACCACATCTGGATCGACCACAACGAGTTCGTGGCACCGCTCGACGGGGCGGTCGACGTCGTCCGGGGTGCCGAGTACGTCACCGTGTCCTGGAACTGGTTCAACAAGACCGACAAGAGCATGCTGCTCGGCCACTCCGACGGCAACGGCAGCCAGGACGCCGGGAAGTTGAAGGTCTCGATCCACCACAACTTCTTCGACGGCTCACGGCAGCGGCAGCCCCGGGTCCGGTTCGGCGAGCCGGTGCACGTCTACAACAACTACTACAAGGGGAACGCCCTCTACGGCGTCGCCTCGACCATGAACGCCGGCGTCGTGGTCGAGGGCAACCACTTCGAGGGAGTCCCCAACCCCTGCTATTCCGCGAGCGGTTACGACGCCTCAGGGCCGGGCCGGCTGATCCAGCGGAACAACCACTTCACCGGGTCCGGCACCTGCGAGACCAACGGTACGGTCACCGAGCCCCGCACGTACTACGCGTACACGCTGGACCCCGCCACCGACGTCCCGGCCCTCGTACGGGCCGGGGCAGGCATCGGAAAGATCGGTGCCTGA
- a CDS encoding glycoside hydrolase, whose protein sequence is MVPLVLGASLTTAPPATADVSASAAQSAVTVRIDPSYRQQEFEGWGTSLVWFANATGNYPEPIRRQLVDMLFGEDGLGLNIARYNIGGGNAPDVRKDYMKAGATMEGFWKAPEGTTRQDMEWWDPNNPDHWNWDADAGQRWWVDQVKDKITKWEAFSNSPPWFQTVSGYVSGGFDANTDQIRADRVDEFATYLVRVTEEMEKSHGIDFDTIAPLNEPNTNYWGTQIGANGQPTGGRQEGAHAGPALQQKVLLALDKALEGAATDAEISAMDETNPTIFTQNWNAYDTSARAAVPQLNVHTYGTGMRTSARDIAKGADKKLWMSEVEGTWGTGTDFTGMEPGLGIATRMVDDMRELEPSAWVFWQPIEDSIPQAAAGKNWGSIHVPFNCTAEDTLETCPIRANSKFHTIRNFTHHIRPGDHFVKVDDPSSVAAVKKSGRAATVVHVNSGTTARSVTLDLSRFAKVSPRATVTPVVTSADGALVEGTPVRVTDRSATLDVPAKSVTTFLVEGVSGVAKDAALVRSGHVYRLQGAQSGKSLTPSEDGTGVVIRTTGASSAQQLWSLEKLTPGTDNRERYALTNAGTGKRLAVRDNQAVLDDPADGEVPAAAQWIMSTTGDGSWTFVNAATGRLVDVTGQSSADGAKVSTYTPTSAANQRWSVTDETVLRTERAEAFTVPGLRPKLPETVTPVFRDGARGALPVVWDLPSDRKWSRPGTVRVTGEATDALGRGIPAKAVVTVDTIASTQPGRAKTYAGGEPELPATVVGIGSHGGRTDLPVTWDAVPEGAFDKTGVVTLSGTAEVVDGSTADATVRVQVTEPTAANIAPDANVSVAATFTESGYSAERLRNGNTAEKAWSNWKSGTKNPSDTLTFTLPKARDLTRIVAHFHRDGTGISFPESLKVQVQVGKDGPWTDAGDSVPVGTEGTPVIDVPLATGPATGVRVVMTARPGGYVTMSEIEVYAKTPGASSDAAATSIEVAGKPIASFDPDTTTYRVVTDHPSRAAVTATARDPYATVTVDRSEGTSALVTVTSEDGAQTRKYRITLVRR, encoded by the coding sequence ATGGTTCCCCTGGTGCTCGGCGCGAGTCTGACCACCGCGCCGCCGGCGACGGCGGACGTGTCGGCCTCGGCGGCGCAGAGCGCGGTGACCGTACGGATCGACCCGTCGTACCGGCAGCAGGAGTTCGAAGGGTGGGGCACGAGCCTTGTCTGGTTCGCCAACGCCACGGGCAACTACCCGGAGCCCATCCGAAGACAGCTCGTCGACATGCTGTTCGGCGAGGACGGGCTCGGTCTCAACATCGCGCGCTACAACATCGGCGGCGGCAACGCCCCGGACGTCCGCAAGGACTACATGAAGGCCGGCGCGACGATGGAGGGCTTCTGGAAGGCCCCCGAGGGAACCACCCGGCAGGACATGGAGTGGTGGGACCCGAACAACCCGGACCACTGGAACTGGGACGCCGACGCGGGCCAGCGCTGGTGGGTGGACCAGGTCAAGGACAAGATCACCAAGTGGGAGGCGTTCAGCAACTCGCCACCCTGGTTCCAGACCGTCAGCGGCTATGTCTCCGGCGGCTTCGACGCGAACACGGACCAGATCCGCGCGGACCGCGTCGACGAGTTCGCCACCTATCTGGTGCGGGTCACCGAGGAGATGGAGAAGTCGCACGGCATCGACTTCGACACCATCGCCCCGCTCAACGAGCCCAACACCAACTACTGGGGCACGCAGATCGGCGCGAACGGCCAACCCACCGGCGGCCGCCAGGAGGGCGCACACGCCGGACCGGCGCTCCAGCAGAAGGTGCTCCTCGCGCTCGACAAGGCGCTCGAAGGGGCGGCGACCGACGCCGAGATCTCTGCGATGGACGAGACCAACCCCACGATCTTCACCCAGAACTGGAACGCGTACGACACCTCCGCGCGGGCGGCGGTCCCCCAGCTCAACGTGCACACCTACGGCACGGGCATGCGCACCAGCGCGCGTGACATCGCCAAGGGCGCGGACAAGAAGCTCTGGATGAGCGAGGTCGAGGGCACCTGGGGCACCGGCACCGACTTCACCGGCATGGAACCGGGCCTCGGGATCGCCACCCGCATGGTCGACGACATGCGTGAACTGGAGCCCTCCGCCTGGGTGTTCTGGCAGCCGATCGAGGACTCGATCCCCCAGGCGGCGGCGGGCAAGAACTGGGGCAGCATCCACGTCCCGTTCAACTGCACGGCCGAGGACACCCTGGAGACCTGCCCGATCCGCGCCAACTCCAAGTTCCACACCATCCGGAACTTCACCCACCACATCCGCCCCGGCGACCACTTCGTGAAGGTCGACGACCCGTCCAGCGTCGCCGCGGTCAAGAAGTCCGGCCGCGCCGCCACCGTCGTCCACGTGAACAGCGGCACGACCGCGCGCTCCGTCACCCTCGACCTCTCGCGCTTCGCCAAGGTCTCGCCTCGCGCCACCGTCACCCCCGTCGTGACGAGCGCCGACGGCGCCCTCGTCGAGGGCACCCCGGTCCGGGTGACCGACCGTTCGGCCACGCTCGACGTCCCCGCCAAGTCCGTCACCACGTTCCTGGTCGAGGGCGTCAGCGGTGTGGCGAAGGACGCCGCCCTCGTCCGGTCCGGACACGTCTACCGGCTCCAAGGCGCGCAGAGCGGCAAGTCGCTGACCCCGTCGGAGGACGGCACCGGCGTCGTCATCCGCACGACCGGCGCGAGCAGCGCCCAGCAGCTCTGGTCCCTGGAGAAGCTGACGCCCGGCACCGACAACCGCGAGCGCTACGCCCTCACCAACGCCGGGACCGGCAAGCGGCTCGCCGTGCGCGACAACCAGGCCGTCCTCGACGACCCGGCCGACGGCGAGGTCCCCGCAGCCGCCCAGTGGATCATGTCGACCACGGGCGACGGCAGTTGGACGTTCGTGAACGCCGCCACCGGCCGACTCGTCGACGTCACCGGGCAGTCGTCGGCGGACGGCGCCAAGGTCTCGACCTACACCCCGACCTCGGCGGCCAACCAGCGCTGGTCCGTGACCGACGAGACCGTGCTGCGCACCGAGCGGGCCGAGGCGTTCACCGTCCCCGGTCTGCGGCCGAAGCTGCCGGAGACGGTGACGCCGGTGTTCCGGGACGGCGCCCGGGGCGCCCTGCCCGTGGTGTGGGATCTGCCGTCGGACCGGAAGTGGAGCAGGCCCGGCACCGTACGCGTCACGGGCGAGGCGACCGACGCCCTCGGACGCGGGATCCCCGCGAAGGCCGTCGTCACCGTCGACACGATCGCCTCGACACAGCCCGGCCGCGCCAAGACCTACGCGGGCGGTGAGCCGGAACTGCCGGCGACGGTCGTCGGCATCGGCAGTCACGGCGGCCGGACCGACCTCCCGGTGACCTGGGACGCGGTACCCGAAGGGGCGTTCGACAAGACCGGCGTCGTCACCCTCTCCGGCACGGCGGAGGTCGTCGACGGCAGCACGGCCGATGCGACGGTACGGGTCCAGGTCACCGAGCCGACGGCCGCCAACATCGCGCCCGACGCGAACGTCTCCGTCGCCGCCACCTTCACCGAGAGCGGCTACTCCGCCGAGCGCCTGCGCAACGGCAACACCGCCGAGAAGGCCTGGTCCAACTGGAAGTCGGGCACCAAGAACCCGTCCGACACCCTCACCTTCACCCTGCCGAAGGCCCGCGACCTCACCCGGATCGTCGCCCACTTCCACCGGGACGGCACCGGCATCTCCTTCCCCGAGAGCCTGAAGGTGCAGGTCCAGGTGGGCAAGGACGGTCCGTGGACCGACGCGGGCGACTCCGTCCCGGTCGGCACCGAGGGCACACCGGTGATCGACGTCCCGCTCGCCACCGGCCCGGCGACCGGCGTACGCGTGGTCATGACCGCACGGCCGGGCGGCTACGTCACCATGAGCGAGATCGAGGTGTACGCCAAGACCCCTGGCGCCTCCTCGGACGCCGCCGCCACCTCCATCGAGGTCGCCGGAAAGCCGATCGCGTCCTTCGACCCCGACACCACCACCTACCGGGTCGTCACGGACCACCCGAGCCGGGCGGCGGTCACGGCGACGGCCCGCGACCCGTACGCGACCGTCACCGTGGACCGGAGCGAGGGGACCTCGGCCCTCGTCACAGTGACCAGTGAGGACGGTGCACAGACCCGGAAGTACCGGATCACTCTCGTACGGCGCTGA
- a CDS encoding cellulase family glycosylhydrolase → MRTTRSTQRRNPLRALLAGLASLMGLTLLGVLAPAAAQAQSASDALATGLHISDGRLLEGNGNDFVMRGVNHAHTWYPGETQSLADIKALGANTVRVVLSDGHRWAENSPADVANVVAQCKANRLICVLEVHDTTGYGEEAAAGTLDHAADYWIGLKDVLAGEENYVVINIGNEPWGNTNPEGWTAPTIAAVQKLRAAGFEHTIMVDAPNWGQDWQGVMRANAQSVYDADTTGNLIFSIHMYSVFDTAAEITDYLNAFVDAGLPILIGEFGGPADQWGDPDEDAMMATAEQLDLGYLAWSWSGNTDPILDLSIGFDPTQLSAWGRRIFNGANGIAQTAEEATIFGGGNPGDTQAPTTPGTPTASAVTATSATLSWTAATDNVGVTGYDIVRVSGSTETKLAASTTTSVTLTGLTADTAYTFAVYARDAAGNRSARSAGVNVTTEEGGSTPGGNCSVAYRATNEWQGGFQGEIVIRNTGTTAISGWTLAFTFANGQTITNMWGGTPTQSGGSVSVTPASYTSAIPAAGSVTVGFIGSKGTTNTAPTTFTLNGATCASS, encoded by the coding sequence GTGAGAACGACAAGAAGCACACAGCGAAGGAACCCCTTACGTGCCCTCCTGGCCGGACTCGCGAGCCTGATGGGGCTCACGCTGCTCGGCGTCCTCGCCCCGGCCGCCGCCCAGGCCCAGTCGGCGTCCGACGCCCTCGCCACCGGCCTGCACATCAGCGACGGCCGGCTGCTGGAGGGCAACGGCAACGACTTCGTGATGCGCGGCGTCAACCACGCCCACACCTGGTACCCGGGCGAGACGCAGTCGCTGGCCGACATCAAGGCGCTGGGCGCCAACACCGTCCGCGTCGTCCTCTCCGACGGGCACCGCTGGGCCGAGAACAGCCCGGCCGACGTGGCGAACGTCGTCGCCCAGTGCAAGGCCAACCGGCTCATCTGCGTCCTGGAGGTGCACGACACCACCGGATACGGCGAGGAGGCCGCGGCCGGGACGCTCGACCACGCGGCCGACTACTGGATCGGCCTCAAGGACGTGCTCGCCGGCGAGGAGAACTACGTCGTCATCAACATCGGCAACGAGCCCTGGGGCAACACCAACCCCGAAGGCTGGACGGCCCCCACCATCGCCGCCGTGCAGAAGCTGCGGGCCGCGGGCTTCGAGCACACGATCATGGTGGACGCGCCCAACTGGGGCCAGGACTGGCAGGGCGTCATGCGCGCCAACGCCCAGTCCGTGTACGACGCCGACACCACCGGCAACCTGATCTTCTCGATCCACATGTACAGCGTGTTCGACACGGCCGCGGAGATCACCGACTATCTCAACGCCTTCGTCGACGCCGGACTGCCCATTCTCATCGGCGAGTTCGGCGGACCCGCCGACCAGTGGGGCGACCCGGACGAGGACGCCATGATGGCCACCGCCGAGCAACTGGATCTCGGCTATCTGGCGTGGTCCTGGAGCGGCAACACCGACCCGATCCTCGATCTGTCGATCGGCTTCGACCCCACGCAGCTCAGCGCCTGGGGCCGGCGCATCTTCAACGGAGCCAACGGCATCGCGCAGACCGCCGAGGAAGCCACGATCTTCGGCGGCGGCAACCCGGGCGACACCCAGGCCCCGACCACCCCCGGCACCCCGACCGCCTCCGCCGTCACGGCCACGTCCGCCACGCTCTCCTGGACCGCCGCCACCGACAACGTCGGTGTCACCGGCTACGACATCGTCCGGGTGAGCGGTTCCACCGAGACCAAGCTGGCGGCCTCCACCACCACCTCCGTCACCCTGACCGGCCTCACCGCCGACACGGCGTACACCTTCGCCGTCTACGCCCGTGACGCGGCCGGCAACAGGTCGGCCCGCTCGGCCGGCGTGAACGTCACCACCGAGGAAGGCGGCAGCACACCCGGCGGGAACTGCTCCGTCGCCTACCGCGCCACCAACGAGTGGCAGGGCGGCTTCCAAGGCGAGATCGTCATCCGTAACACCGGCACCACCGCCATCAGCGGCTGGACTCTCGCCTTCACGTTCGCCAACGGCCAGACGATCACCAACATGTGGGGCGGGACTCCCACCCAGAGCGGTGGTTCGGTGAGCGTGACTCCCGCTTCCTACACCTCCGCCATCCCCGCCGCGGGCTCCGTGACGGTCGGGTTCATCGGCAGCAAGGGAACGACGAACACCGCGCCGACCACGTTCACGCTCAACGGGGCGACCTGCGCGAGCAGTTGA
- a CDS encoding glycoside hydrolase family 127 protein, which yields MSQPPTRRRLLSLAAGAAAATPLVQATPLAYAAAPQAPSGAPAGATTAAPPIPSSWPVRPFPLDHVTLGDGVFRTKRDLMLNYARSYPADRILAVFRANAGLDTRGARPPGGWETADGNLRGHYGGHFLTLIAQAYADTREAALKAKLDQLVGALGECQAALAEHGSPRPSHPGYLAAYPETQFILLESYTTYPTIWAPYYTCHKIMRGLLDAHTLAGNAQALTIASKLGDWVHSRLGGLPKAQLERMWSIYIAGEYGGMNEVMADLYALTGKVEHLAAARCFDNTALLDACAEDRDVLDGRHANQHIPQFTGYLRLFDETGEERYAEAARNFWGMVAGPRTYSLGGTGQGEMFKARGAVAATLDDKNAETCATYNMLKLSRQLFFREPDATRMDYYERGLTNHILASRRDTAATSSPEVTYFVGMGPGVVREYGNTGTCCGGTGMENHTKYQDSVYFRSADGNALYVNLYLASTLRWPERGLLIEQTSAYPAEGVRTLTFRQGGGTLDLKLRVPSWATGGFTVTVNGVRQRVEAEPGSYLTLSRNWRPGDRVGISAPYRLRVERALDDPAIQSVFFGPLLLVAQSPEAGFRSFSFYKDFTLRGDLAHAVRPEGRPLHFTTHGLTLAPFFVGNDVRYHAYFRRSEPVVVFGTADSGVPNRARGDRLTFLDVLWGQAPFPTSEAFVRAVRALADGWVTEGLFTGAERDAVVAAAVRANLRRR from the coding sequence ATGTCCCAACCACCCACTCGCCGACGGCTGTTGAGCCTCGCGGCCGGAGCAGCGGCCGCCACCCCACTCGTACAGGCCACTCCGCTCGCATACGCGGCAGCTCCCCAGGCCCCGTCCGGGGCGCCCGCCGGGGCCACCACGGCGGCGCCGCCCATCCCCTCCAGTTGGCCGGTACGCCCCTTCCCCCTGGACCACGTCACGCTCGGCGACGGCGTGTTCCGGACCAAGCGGGACCTGATGCTCAACTACGCCAGGTCCTACCCGGCCGACCGCATCCTGGCCGTCTTCCGTGCCAACGCCGGTCTCGACACCCGTGGTGCCAGGCCGCCAGGCGGCTGGGAGACCGCCGACGGCAATCTGCGCGGCCACTACGGCGGCCACTTCCTCACGCTCATCGCCCAGGCGTACGCGGACACCCGGGAGGCCGCGCTCAAGGCCAAGCTGGATCAGCTGGTCGGCGCGCTCGGGGAGTGCCAGGCGGCCCTGGCCGAGCACGGTTCGCCGAGACCCAGCCACCCCGGGTATCTGGCGGCGTACCCGGAGACGCAGTTCATCCTGCTGGAGAGCTACACGACGTACCCGACCATCTGGGCGCCGTACTACACCTGCCACAAGATCATGCGGGGTCTGCTCGACGCGCACACCCTGGCCGGGAACGCCCAGGCCCTGACCATCGCCTCGAAGCTGGGCGACTGGGTGCACAGCAGGCTCGGCGGGCTGCCCAAGGCCCAGTTGGAGCGCATGTGGTCGATCTACATCGCCGGTGAGTACGGCGGCATGAACGAGGTGATGGCCGACCTGTACGCCCTCACCGGCAAGGTGGAACACCTCGCCGCCGCCCGCTGCTTCGACAACACCGCGCTGCTGGACGCCTGCGCCGAGGACCGGGACGTCCTCGACGGCCGGCACGCCAACCAGCACATCCCGCAGTTCACCGGCTATCTGCGGCTGTTCGACGAGACGGGGGAGGAGCGGTACGCCGAGGCGGCCCGTAACTTCTGGGGCATGGTCGCGGGACCCCGGACATACAGCCTGGGCGGCACCGGACAGGGCGAGATGTTCAAGGCCCGGGGTGCCGTCGCGGCCACGCTGGACGACAAGAACGCCGAGACCTGTGCGACGTACAACATGCTGAAGCTGAGCAGGCAGCTGTTTTTCCGGGAACCGGACGCGACCCGGATGGACTACTACGAGCGGGGCCTGACCAACCACATACTCGCCTCCCGCCGGGACACGGCCGCCACGAGCAGCCCGGAGGTCACCTACTTCGTCGGAATGGGGCCGGGGGTCGTACGCGAGTACGGCAACACCGGCACCTGCTGCGGTGGCACCGGCATGGAGAACCACACCAAGTACCAGGACTCGGTGTACTTCCGCTCCGCCGACGGCAACGCGCTGTACGTGAACCTCTACCTGGCCTCGACCCTGCGGTGGCCGGAGAGGGGGCTCCTCATCGAGCAGACGAGCGCCTATCCGGCTGAGGGGGTCCGCACCCTGACCTTCCGGCAGGGCGGGGGCACCCTCGATCTGAAGCTGCGGGTTCCGTCCTGGGCCACGGGCGGCTTCACCGTCACGGTCAACGGGGTGCGGCAACGGGTCGAGGCCGAGCCCGGTTCCTATCTCACCCTGAGCCGGAACTGGCGGCCCGGCGACCGGGTCGGGATCTCCGCGCCGTACCGGCTGCGCGTCGAAAGGGCCCTGGACGACCCGGCGATCCAGTCGGTGTTCTTCGGTCCGCTGCTGCTGGTCGCGCAGAGCCCGGAAGCGGGATTCCGGAGCTTCTCCTTCTACAAGGACTTCACCCTGCGCGGCGATCTCGCACACGCGGTCCGGCCCGAGGGCAGGCCGCTGCACTTCACCACGCACGGCCTGACGCTCGCGCCGTTCTTCGTCGGGAACGACGTCCGCTATCACGCCTACTTCAGGCGCTCCGAGCCCGTCGTCGTGTTCGGCACGGCCGACTCGGGGGTACCGAACCGGGCCCGGGGTGACCGTCTGACCTTCCTCGACGTGCTCTGGGGGCAAGCGCCCTTCCCGACGTCCGAGGCTTTCGTGCGGGCGGTGCGTGCCCTCGCCGACGGGTGGGTGACCGAGGGGTTGTTCACCGGTGCCGAGCGGGACGCGGTCGTCGCGGCGGCGGTTCGGGCCAACCTCAGGCGCCGCTGA